One Leptospira noumeaensis DNA window includes the following coding sequences:
- a CDS encoding hybrid sensor histidine kinase/response regulator, with protein sequence MLIAPLPKNETARLSALKGLEILDTPEEEMFDEITKLASMICNVPISLVSLVDETRQWFKSHHGLPARETPRSLAFCSHAILGDELFVVPNAKVDPRFKNNPLVNESPNIIFYAGIPLALDDQIKLGTLCVIDNKPRELNENQIQMLRLLGKQTIRLLQMRKSTERLEIEKLSAERATAAKRDFIAAISHDIRNPLNSLLGMSEMIRETELNPTILGYVDHIKNAGEVILHLVNDTIELSRLEENASVLNNEWFGLHQCLDIFDSFFTAETKRKNINFQLHNEVDQSFILHSDKRKMEKVFWNLTANAVKFTNTGKVICSVRLEKTNDQNGLLYIEVKDTGPGISPEVKDRLFQKYNEFVPEGCEISGSGLGLSIVKLSLEEMGGEVEVESKLGEGSTFKVKIPILWKLEENNPNQSNEVFIRNSNLPVFSKPQRVLIADDNDLNRKVLRSYLKPLGFEIAESNNGIDTERDLKESHFDIAFLDIEMPGKHGTEIAKGLAEKPNRPILFACTGLCMPEEKNHILTSGFDYFMPKPYLKEELYHHLKEIAKSKT encoded by the coding sequence ATGCTGATTGCCCCTTTACCGAAAAATGAGACCGCACGTCTTTCGGCCTTAAAAGGGCTGGAAATCCTGGACACTCCTGAAGAGGAAATGTTCGATGAAATTACAAAACTAGCGTCCATGATTTGTAATGTTCCCATATCTCTTGTGAGTTTGGTGGATGAAACAAGGCAATGGTTCAAATCCCACCATGGACTTCCCGCACGAGAAACCCCAAGGTCTCTTGCTTTTTGTTCCCATGCCATTTTAGGAGATGAACTCTTTGTAGTTCCCAACGCAAAAGTTGACCCCAGGTTTAAAAATAACCCCCTTGTCAATGAATCACCCAATATAATATTTTATGCGGGCATTCCTCTTGCCCTCGATGACCAAATCAAACTGGGAACACTTTGTGTCATTGATAACAAACCAAGAGAACTGAATGAAAACCAAATCCAGATGCTAAGGCTTCTGGGAAAACAAACCATTCGTTTGTTACAAATGCGCAAATCAACAGAACGTTTGGAGATAGAGAAACTTTCAGCAGAAAGAGCCACGGCAGCCAAAAGGGATTTTATTGCAGCCATTAGCCACGACATTCGTAACCCATTAAACTCGCTTCTTGGAATGTCAGAAATGATTCGTGAAACTGAATTAAATCCAACAATTCTTGGTTATGTGGATCATATCAAAAATGCAGGTGAAGTCATTTTACATCTAGTCAACGATACCATTGAACTTTCCAGGTTAGAAGAAAATGCTAGTGTGTTAAATAATGAATGGTTTGGGTTACACCAATGTTTAGATATTTTCGATTCTTTTTTTACTGCAGAAACAAAACGAAAAAATATAAATTTCCAACTTCACAACGAAGTAGATCAGAGTTTTATCCTCCATTCAGATAAAAGAAAAATGGAAAAGGTTTTTTGGAACCTAACTGCCAATGCAGTCAAATTTACGAACACAGGAAAAGTTATCTGTTCCGTTCGTTTGGAAAAAACAAATGATCAAAATGGCCTTTTATATATTGAAGTCAAAGACACCGGTCCTGGAATTTCCCCAGAAGTCAAAGATAGACTTTTTCAAAAATACAATGAATTTGTTCCTGAAGGTTGTGAAATCTCCGGTTCTGGCCTTGGACTTTCGATTGTCAAACTTTCCCTAGAAGAAATGGGTGGAGAAGTCGAAGTAGAATCAAAGTTAGGTGAAGGATCAACTTTTAAAGTAAAAATTCCAATATTATGGAAATTAGAAGAAAATAATCCTAATCAATCAAATGAAGTATTCATCCGAAATTCCAACTTACCTGTTTTTTCGAAACCTCAAAGGGTTCTCATCGCTGACGACAATGACCTCAACCGAAAAGTTCTTCGTAGTTATTTGAAACCACTCGGTTTTGAGATTGCGGAATCAAATAATGGAATCGATACCGAAAGAGATCTGAAAGAATCCCACTTCGACATTGCCTTTTTGGACATTGAGATGCCAGGAAAACATGGAACCGAGATTGCCAAGGGGTTGGCGGAAAAACCAAACCGTCCGATTCTCTTTGCATGCACAGGACTCTGTATGCCAGAGGAAAAAAACCATATCCTCACCTCTGGGTTCGATTACTTTATGCCCAAACCCTATCTAAAGGAAGAACTCTACCACCACCTAAAGGAAATTGCAAAGTCCAAAACCTAA
- a CDS encoding DEAD/DEAH box helicase translates to MTKNDTEVGNDFQSFGLRPEILQGITDAGFESPSPIQKQAIPLVLEGKDLIAQAQTGTGKTAAYGLPCLNRISVNDGMQVLVLTPTRELALQVSDELFKLGKHLGIKTTTIYGGSSYSKQITQVAKGAQVAVATPGRLLDLLKGKELKNFKPSMVILDEADEMLDMGFMDDIESIFNLLPTKRQTLLFSATMPEPIKKLASKYQTHPAHVKIAATEKSSKNIEQVYYVIDEAEREIAVVRILDYENPYKAIIFTKTKKEADDLKATLGFKGYPVEALHGDLNQKQREQVLKSLHDGRVKILVATDVAARGLDVKDLSLVINYHLPFDSESYTHRIGRTGRAGKSGKAVTLVTTRESRALIRLKGTSGTNLTIAALPTKKEVLARREEDFLNKVVETEIHADAEEVLEKLLKLDDKRSLSLKLLSTMLDKTKISGPEKIGKTPAEWSEMPPGGGSGGRRRRDEGGSGGGRGGYRGGRSNSDRGERSERGERSERGGDSRRSSSTPSSKKEGGVYVKAAGKKTQRFRNK, encoded by the coding sequence ATGACTAAGAATGACACCGAAGTTGGAAATGACTTCCAATCCTTCGGATTACGTCCTGAAATACTACAAGGAATCACTGATGCAGGCTTCGAATCACCAAGCCCTATCCAAAAACAAGCGATTCCGCTCGTATTGGAAGGAAAAGATTTAATCGCACAAGCGCAGACCGGTACCGGAAAAACTGCAGCTTACGGACTCCCCTGTTTGAACCGAATTAGTGTGAATGATGGCATGCAAGTGCTTGTCCTCACTCCAACTCGTGAACTTGCTCTGCAAGTATCTGATGAATTGTTTAAATTGGGAAAACATTTAGGAATCAAAACCACCACTATCTATGGCGGAAGTTCCTATTCTAAACAAATCACACAAGTGGCCAAAGGTGCCCAAGTTGCCGTTGCAACTCCAGGAAGACTTCTCGACCTATTGAAAGGAAAGGAACTTAAAAATTTCAAACCTTCAATGGTGATATTGGATGAAGCAGATGAAATGCTCGATATGGGCTTTATGGATGATATTGAATCCATCTTTAATCTACTGCCAACCAAACGACAAACATTACTTTTCTCCGCAACAATGCCGGAGCCGATTAAGAAGTTGGCGAGTAAATACCAAACGCACCCCGCTCATGTAAAAATTGCAGCAACAGAAAAATCTTCAAAAAACATCGAACAAGTGTACTACGTGATTGATGAAGCTGAACGTGAAATCGCTGTTGTCCGAATTTTGGATTATGAAAACCCATACAAGGCAATCATCTTCACAAAAACGAAAAAAGAAGCAGATGATTTAAAAGCAACCCTTGGTTTCAAAGGATATCCTGTGGAAGCTCTCCATGGAGATCTAAACCAAAAACAAAGGGAACAAGTTTTAAAAAGCCTACACGATGGCCGAGTTAAGATCCTTGTAGCAACTGACGTTGCGGCACGTGGTCTTGACGTAAAAGATTTGTCTCTTGTGATCAACTACCACTTACCTTTTGATAGCGAAAGTTATACTCATAGAATTGGTCGTACAGGTCGTGCAGGAAAATCGGGAAAAGCTGTGACTCTTGTGACAACCAGAGAATCTCGGGCTCTCATCCGACTCAAAGGAACTTCTGGAACCAATTTGACCATTGCGGCCCTTCCAACCAAAAAGGAAGTACTCGCAAGAAGAGAAGAAGACTTTTTAAACAAAGTTGTGGAAACAGAAATTCATGCAGACGCAGAAGAAGTTTTAGAAAAACTTTTGAAGTTAGACGACAAACGTTCGTTATCTTTAAAACTCCTTTCAACTATGCTTGATAAAACCAAAATCAGTGGACCGGAAAAAATCGGAAAAACACCTGCGGAATGGAGCGAAATGCCTCCTGGTGGTGGATCTGGTGGAAGACGACGTCGTGATGAAGGTGGATCTGGTGGCGGTCGCGGTGGATACCGTGGTGGCAGATCCAACAGTGATAGAGGTGAACGTAGCGAACGCGGAGAAAGAAGCGAAAGAGGTGGGGATTCTCGCCGAAGTAGCAGCACACCCTCTTCTAAAAAAGAAGGTGGCGTTTACGTAAAGGCTGCCGGGAAAAAAACTCAGCGTTTTCGAAACAAGTAG